A part of Odontesthes bonariensis isolate fOdoBon6 chromosome 23, fOdoBon6.hap1, whole genome shotgun sequence genomic DNA contains:
- the LOC142374521 gene encoding leucine-rich repeat-containing protein 51-like — protein sequence MYGPPVDLSFKDISDVEDALSEVPRSGLRPLRTNSEKKYLSRSVRLSNNKITDLGGLQFMLSGFLAQPSVLGWLDLSCNKITLVDSVLCELQELRVLYLHGNSIWNLTEIDKLGQLMHLHTITLHGNGIESIKGYRNHVILHLPHLKTMDFSLVTRDERVMAHFSPVQKSQRE from the exons ATGTATGGTCCTCCAGTAGATCTGTCCTTTAAAGATATCAGCGATGTCGAAG ACGCACTGTCAGAGGTACCCCGTAGTGGCCTGCGCCCTTTAAGGACAAACTCGGAAAAGAAGTACCTAAGCCGCTCTGTGCGGCTCAGCAACAACAAGATCACAGATCTCGGTGGCCTCCAGTTCATGCTCTCTGGCTTTCTGGCTCAGCCGTCAGTGCTTGGCTGGCTGGACTTGTCCTGCAACAAGATAACACTTGTAGATTCT GTTTTGTGTGAGCTGCAAGAGTTGCGGGTGCTGTATCTTCATGGGAACAGCATCTGGAACCTGACAGAGATAGACAAGCTGGGACAGCTGATGCATCTGCACACCATCACACTACATGGAAATGGCATAGAATCCATCAAGGGCTACAG GAATCATGTGATTTTGCATTTGCCTCACCTGAAGACGATGGATTTCAGTCTTGTGACAAGGGATGAGCGGGTCATGGCACATTTTTCGCCTGTCCAGAAAAGCCAAAGAGAATGA